AGGGCTGATTGGCATTGGCTTTGGGACTCTCAACACAGCTAATCAATACTGGCTACTTTCCCTCAGTCCCTTATTTTCCAGCATTATTCTGATTCTTGGTCTGGGTATCCTCGCTCTGCAAGTAGGTACCAAAATTAGCTCTCCTCAATATGCCATTTTAGGTGGAATGGTTTTAGCTGGAGGCACTCTAGCTGGAGCGTTCCTACAATGGTTGATACAGCAAATTGCCCAAGCACGAGCAGGGTTAGGTACATTTCGCCTGCGATTTGATTTTAAGCAGCCAGGGGTTAAAGAGGTACTCAAAATCATGGCACCAGCTACCTTTTCCTCTGGGATGTTGCAAATTAATTTGTACACAGATATGTACTTTGCATCCTTCATCCCCTCTGCTCCTTCTGGCTTGCGCTATTCCAATATATTGGTGCAAACCCCTTTGGGAATTATTTCCAACATCATTTTGCTGCCTTTGTTACCAGTATTTGCCCGACTTGCGGAGCCAGACAATTGGCATGAGCTAAAATTGCGAATTCGCCAAGGACTTATACTCACTGCCCTCACTATGCTACCAATGGGGGCACTGATGGTGGTGCTGTCTGTCCCTATTGTGCGTGTCGTCTATGAGCGAGGTGCTTTCAAGGAAGCAGATTCAGCGCTGGTTTCCTCCATACTGGTTGCTTCTGGTATTGGGATGTTTGTCTATTTGGGGCGAGATGTTTTGGTGCGGGTGTTTTATGCTTTAGGTGATGGCGAGACACCATTTCGCATCAGCGTTATTAACATCTTGCTCAACGCTCTGCTAGATTGGATTTTCATTAAACCTTTTGGCGCTCCCGGTTTAGTGCTAGCAACAGTTGGAGTCAATTGTAGTTCGGTATTGATGCTGTTGTGGTTGCTTGATCGCAGGCTGAATGGTTTACCTTGGCGCGAGTGGAGTTTGCCAATTCTAGGTTTAACTGCTGGTAGCATGGTAGCGGGTGCAGCAAGCTATGGAACTCTTGAGGTTTTGCAGCGGTTTTTAGGTGAAAATGGTTTGCTGATTCAACTGTTGCAATTGTCTATTGCTGGTTTAGTTGGCATTGGCGTATTTGCTTTTCTTGCCGCATGGATGAAATTACCAGAGGTAGATATTTTTGTATCTCGTCTGCGTCAGCGCTTTTTGAAGAGATAAATGATAGTCGTATATGCCATATATTATACCCTAAATAGTTTGGTGTAAGCTCACCTAACTGGGTGAAATAGTTTCACCCACTTGGATAGCCTAAGTGTGTGAGGTTAATTTTTGTAAAAAAAGGGACTCTAGTACTAGAGAGTATTAATTGCATTTAACTCTGGTGAGAGACCTATGAAACTTGCAAAATTAGCAACCTCTGCACTTGTTTTTGCTTCTGTTGTTCT
The sequence above is a segment of the Mastigocladopsis repens PCC 10914 genome. Coding sequences within it:
- the murJ gene encoding murein biosynthesis integral membrane protein MurJ, with amino-acid sequence MTQQQKAPRSLAGIAGIIAVATLISKFFGLVREQAIAAAFGAGAVVDAYNFAYMIPSFLLILLGGVNGPFHSAIVSVLAKRKQEESARLVETITTLVGGLLLLVTVFLVIFAPYLIDLVAPGLDTVPNGAFVKANAIVQLRIMAPMAVLAGLIGIGFGTLNTANQYWLLSLSPLFSSIILILGLGILALQVGTKISSPQYAILGGMVLAGGTLAGAFLQWLIQQIAQARAGLGTFRLRFDFKQPGVKEVLKIMAPATFSSGMLQINLYTDMYFASFIPSAPSGLRYSNILVQTPLGIISNIILLPLLPVFARLAEPDNWHELKLRIRQGLILTALTMLPMGALMVVLSVPIVRVVYERGAFKEADSALVSSILVASGIGMFVYLGRDVLVRVFYALGDGETPFRISVINILLNALLDWIFIKPFGAPGLVLATVGVNCSSVLMLLWLLDRRLNGLPWREWSLPILGLTAGSMVAGAASYGTLEVLQRFLGENGLLIQLLQLSIAGLVGIGVFAFLAAWMKLPEVDIFVSRLRQRFLKR